CTGCATCGCACGATTTATCCGATGTTTCTCTTATGATGAAATTCAATGATGATCCGTCGCAGGAGCCCCGGATGCTTCAACGCCTGAAATATAAAAATGAAGCGTATGCAACGTTCTGGGTCAAGTTGCAGGGAACGGTGTATGATATGGTGAATATCACGACACATAAAGAAAACAAAAGAATACAATCGGTTAAAGAAACATCGCATTTTAATACATTCATGAAAGAATTCCCGAACCTTCCAGAGACCGGCAGGAATTGATATTATGGCAGCGGTAAAGAAGATCTCATTTCGAAAACTTCCCCTGTACTGGTATTTATATTTACTTATCCTTCCCAGTGTACTCCTGGTAGCCGTCTTTTCATATTTCCCCGCAGCCAGCGGAATGTATCATGCATTCTTCAGATGGAACGGCGATTATATCAAAGAATTTATCGGATTGCGCCATTTTGCAGAAGCAATGAAGGATCCGGTTCTGGGAAGAGGCTTTCTGGTTATATTTATACTTGTTACCGCAAATGTTATAAAACTGATACCCTCGATGTTTACCGCGGTGGTGATTAATCGTCTCAAGAGCGACAAAGCCGCGTATGTTTATAAAGTTTTATTTGTCATTCCTATGATAATTCCGTGGATGGTTTATCTTTTGGTCTGGAAATTTTTCTATGATCCGAATAACGGACTTCTCAATACCATTCTTAACGGTACGGGGATAATGAATGTTCTTCAATGGCTTGATAACATTTTCAATTGGGGTGCATTTGTCGAGGGGGTGAATCCTGTCTGGCTTGGTCACGAAAAGCTTGTTATTCCTGCACTGATAATCTGGGGCTTTCCCTGGGTAGGTGTTGTGGGAGTCCTGATTTATCTTGCCGGTCTTCAGGCGATTGACAAGAGCGTCTATGAGGCTGCGGATATAGACGGTATCGGCTGGTTCGGCAAATTCTGGCATATCGAATTTCCGCTAATAATGACT
The genomic region above belongs to Chitinivibrionales bacterium and contains:
- a CDS encoding ABC transporter permease subunit; protein product: MAAVKKISFRKLPLYWYLYLLILPSVLLVAVFSYFPAASGMYHAFFRWNGDYIKEFIGLRHFAEAMKDPVLGRGFLVIFILVTANVIKLIPSMFTAVVINRLKSDKAAYVYKVLFVIPMIIPWMVYLLVWKFFYDPNNGLLNTILNGTGIMNVLQWLDNIFNWGAFVEGVNPVWLGHEKLVIPALIIWGFPWVGVVGVLIYLAGLQAIDKSVYEAADIDGIGWFGKFWHIEFPLIMTQVRINVVMLIISTLKSYGLMLVLFGVEGGPNGIALVPGLYMYVNAFAFQRVGYACAIGILLFVFILILTEINNRFVRVEK